The following nucleotide sequence is from Sander vitreus isolate 19-12246 chromosome 3, sanVit1, whole genome shotgun sequence.
TTTGCCTTAGGTAGGCGGATGGatattacagtatatgaatCATACATACACCCTTACACCTACAATTCTTTAAATCTCAgcggagtaaaaaaaaaaacaatcaggtTTCTAACTTAATGTGCTGGACGGAGATTATGTCTCTTATACAGACCTCCACTTTTCCAACACCAAAAAGTAATATTGGGATAGTTGTAACATTTAGATTTGTATAATGCCAGTTTTGTTCACTGTTTAAGATTTAGGAAGTTATAGAGAATAGAAATAATATAAAAGcagcggtggaaagtaactaaagaAAGTAAAGTACATGTGCTGTAGTtcagtacaaatttgaggtacttgtactttacttgagtacttCCGTTTCATGcttatttatacttttattcACTAATATCCACAGAGATATTTTTCCCTCTGCCACacttatctgacagctttaggtacagtaaacagtaaaatgCCTAATTATACATCAGTAATAAGTATCTAATATATTTAGTAATGTAACACTCAAAGGGGCCATTTTCTGCATTATTAGTTTAAGTATACATTTACTTGATTATACTTGGGTAATTTTACTTAAGTGGCATTTTCAATGCatgactttaacttgtaatggAGTTAATTCCTTGTTGCAATAatagctgtttttttcttgccacacacacacacacacacatttaacactGTCTTTTGTTGTAATGTGCCACTCCCCTGCGGGGTCAATGGTTAATGGTCATCTTGTACTTCCAAAGTCAACATGGTGATGCAGCCCTGGGCTTGGTACCCTGCTCTGCCCCTCCCGTATCACTTGTATAAAACAAGGCCTCCAGCAGAAATCAGTTCCTGACAAAACCCTCCCGATTCTGTCTGCCCGTCCGTCTCACCGACTGCTGCCATGTCGTTTGTTGCTCCTCCTGGCTATCAGCCAATCTACGGCCCTGTAAGTATCTGaactgactgctgctgagtAATGAATCACACTAATGCCTAGGGATTACCATTTGATCACCAGTGGGGTCAGCCACGCAAAAACAATCTGTTAGTGTGACATAGTTCTGACAAAAGAATCTGGTCCATGCTTTCCAAACTATATTTTGTTCTTCAGAGGACTTGGTACAGGATTATGTTGCACTCTAGACAACAATATAACCTAAAATTGATATCATAGTGAATTGTTTTGTGTGCACGTACCcctgataaaaaaacaattatattttaGATTCTTCAAGCTGTCTCTTTACTGATGCTTGTCCACATTAATGACAGATAATATCAAGATTTAAAGATTCTATGCgcttattgatttaaaaaaagaaattattttaatgtttatttgtatagggacAAGTATGTAGAGTAACCCTatgccacacaccacagcatttatagcctGAGCTAATTTGCAATGCCTGTCCCTAGATGGGATGGGAAAATACATCAAACTCAACAGCAAATacataaaagaaaatacaaaacacaaacttaacaataaatacattaaaacgaAAAACGTATTGGTTGATTCAATTCTGGTCGTTGTTGGTTGCTGTCGATACATTATGTATTCATCCATTATGGGATTCAGTGAATTTATTTGTTGAAAACTGCAGCATGAGTAAAACAAATTGTTGGTAAAAGTTTCAGTATGATTTTAATTGAATACATTTGGTCCATCCCTAGTACAGTATGCACTATAGAGAAGGTATAAACCAAAAAGAGTACAGCATTGtactttcctttcctttactgCATCCAAAGAAACAGTGAAATCATTATCTATTGCTACACTCATTTTAATGGAAACTACTGCTTGTAAACATTGTGCAGTGTGGATTAATATTATTTGTGCACTGTACAGAGAATTCCCTATCTGGGGCCAATTAATGGAGGCCTGAGGGAAGGGGTGTCCATTTATATCCAGGGGTCCATTCCTGAGAACATTACCAGGTCAGTATTCATCTTGAAATTCATTCTTAATCTGAAAAAAGGAGTTACAGGGCGCCTGGATTGCTCaattggtagagcaggcgcccatatatagaggcttactcctcgacgcagtggactcaggttcgactccgacctgtagccctttgctgcgtgtcatttcccctctctctcccctttcatgttttcagctgtcctatcaaaataaaggctgaaaatgtccaaaaatattatattaaaaaaaaagtagttatgaaaacaaaaacaaatctttatttttattttttattttttgtatctcTAACCAAAACCTTTTGACACTATTAAAAACGGAGGGAACACCTTATGTCATCTCATTCTGGGTGGAGCAGGTTTCTTTGGTGCATTTCAGACTTGTAACACACAGCTCCACTTTTATCACCTCACCCTCCCCTTTTGAAGATAGTAATATCTAAGGTActtttacagcccaccaagtaAACATTGCACATACCTGACcgggggcctgtttcacaaaaccaagataagggattaagccgggatttccccgttatcctggatggatttagccttgactcggtttcacgaaagtggaggcacataaatcaccatggagatttattctgtgcagctagcctgctcccgaccaggctaacagccaggctaacagctagcctgctcccgaccaggctaacagccaggctaacagctagcctgctccccaCCAGGCTAACAGTCAGGATtcattaatcctggagccttttgtgatcacccagcagtgattttaccttattgttatcagcctggattaaaatacaacaggtgcatactgctgttcatttaagttattattaaagttgtgaccattctttttttttttttataattatcatgtcattgttactgttatattgctgtatgaaaactgctgttcatattgttagaagtttgatgaatatattatgacagttgttgagataagtagaaaaggctgataacatttcaaatgtgttttaaatgaagtctgttactaagggcaatacatacaatgctgtacatttctatagttgaccaatgcaccttgaattattttagttgattcatttttttttttaattctttaacagtaaggatcatgtttgttcagcttcCATGTACATTGTATTTGgtattcttagcacacaatttgtgttgtccagtagactgggactataatttgggaggactgtacaatttactacaaattacacaaaataaaataagggGGGGACACATCAAGGTATCATATCGAAATGCCATAATAATACTGATAATAATAACCTTAGTAAATCATAGCATAAAAGTAGGTGTTTTCTGAGAATTTGCCTGTTTACCGCGCATtctcagaaaaacaaacaaagtggaAATGTATGGGTTCAaacttttaaaggaacacgccgacttattgggactttagcttattcaccgtaacccccagagtaagacaagtcgatacatacccttctcgtgtccgtgcgtgttgtaacgctgtctgacggttccaccggtagcttagcctagcacagaacctgtaggtaactggttccaactagcgtactgctccgaataagtgacaaaataatggcaacatgttcatatttacacgttgtgatttgtagagtcacagcgtgtacaaaaaacaacgtaacatgagacacagccatcttctaaccgtaaacaaactgggaactatattctcagaaaggcttgctgcaaagcaaatcactccgcccaagtagcagaagtagcagaacatgttggcgttattttgtattttgtattttgctgTTATTTTTTGGCAGGTTCTTAATCAACCTGCTCTGCGGAGAGTCTGAGTCCAGTGACATCGCCCTCCACTTTAACCCTCGATTTGACGGCCGGGACAAGGTGGTCTTTAACTCTTGTCAGGAGGGATCCTGGGGTTCTGAGAACAAGATCCGTGATATGCCCTTCAGGAAAGGCCAGGTCTTTGAAATGGTCATCCTGGTCAATTCTCAGGGCTACCAGGTCAGCCCAACCACACGTCCacacatataacatatataacaccctataatgtagttgtaagcagATGTAATGGTATTTAATGTACAGTTTCTGTCAACTATCGTcctatgaatacattttttatattattacaacTGTTTTACGACATTGTCATTCATAATATGTTTATATACTCTATTATCCACTTACTATCCATGttttctgtaaagcactttgaattgccctgttgctgaaatgtgcttgccttgccttgccttattGTTGCCCACAGGAGGCATTATCATACACATAGTGTGTTATAAACcctttattaaatgtttatatagtgCCTGTCAATGCTTAGAAGGGGGTTTAAGTAAACTGTTACCCTTTTATGAACTGAAGTTTACTGTTGTGCTGCAGTAATGTATGCAGTTTGAAATTGTGTGAATATCTCTTCAACAGGTTTATCCtacataattattaattattggaccatatatatatatatatatatatatatatacatatatatatatatatgccatggcacactctgggtaacatttcACATTATCCCGTTGCAGATTAAAGTCAATGGGAATGACTTCTACACCTTCGAACATCGTCTCCCTTTGAACAGGGTTTGCGCATTGCAGATCGCAGGAGATGTTTCCATCCAGACAATTAACATCATAGGGGTGAGACTTCCTGTCCCTGAAGCTTTCCGCTTAATGCTTTGGGCTTTGTTGGGGCAAATAAATTCAGCAGCATAATAAATCACACAGCTGATTTCTAACCTTTTTTGCTTGTGTGTCAGGGTGCTCGAGGTGGCATGGATAGGTATCCTGGAGGAATGGGAGTGAGTAAAACAGTAACCGTTATACTGTGTTTGTGCTTGCTTTGTTTTGCTGGGTTTTCAAAAGTGTATAACTTCAAGCTTTAGCAAAGCTGAAACCtcaatgtgcaatggtaaaacCAACGTTTTTACAGGTGTTAAgcaattaaaggagaattccggtcaatttcaacacgtagctgtgttgtttggaaatgtggagtgctggcagtagcaaaaaaaactaaaacaattggtgctgcctacaccgtgttatcctcctgctagcgttagcacccaacaggcttaaacagggcacgttttaaacgtgttttaagcctctaaacatgctcgaaatgtcattacaagtgcctacccatgtgcagtgattccttctgagggaacacagtgaatctgactgcagtagatgtgacagaaaggcataaaagctgtgttccagccagtgcacatacctctgtttatttcctgttttccggtcaagtccacactagtcgattgtcgaacttatacaatccaatattccagtcagattcgctgtgttccctcgaaggaatcactgcacatgggtaggtaggtaattctcctttaatggTTGGTAAATGTTAGTGGTGGTAAGATGATTTCCAATGTTTGTTAACAGGTTATTATAGGTGAATATATTAGTATGCTAATACTAGTAGCAGCTGCAGTGTTAGTAGTAGTTGCTGCAGCAAATGTCCTGTTGTACCGTTGCATTAAATAATTATTCCACTCTTATGACAAGATGTCTTTTTCTGTGCACTTTATGTTTGTTAATTAGATTTGTTTGACTATTTTACACTTTTGTTTGGTCTTTTTAGGGTGGAAtgggaggaggaatgggagTGAGTATACATCATTTCAGTATAAAAATTAAATTCCAGCACAGTATTTTACAGGACTAACATGTTCACAACACACTGTTCAACAGGGAGGATATCCAGGAGGTGGCATGGGGGtaagttatattattattatttttgtctttgaaggtagtttctttttcaaatattaCTAAAACTATAATGAAATACAGTGAACATATTTGCATAAGCCTTGCTTCTTCCAACTGACATACAGGGAGGATACCCAGGTGGCAtgggaggaggaatgggaggaggaatgggaggagAAATGGGAGGAGGAATGGAAGTAAGTATACTTAGGATGAGGATTTATTCAAATGTCAAAATTAGattaaatacataattaaaCAGTATTTGACATGATTACAACTTTTCAACAGGGAGGATATCCAGGAGGTGGCATGGGGGTGAATAAATACTTTAATTTCTGCTCTTCCTCAGCGctcaaattcaaattcattagtttattatgtaaatgtcactaatacagaaaaaaaacaccgaCCTAAATTGATCAAAGTCACAATAAGCCACAGAACAAAATCATATtaaatctttctttttaaaatatgtgcTTCTTCACAGGGTGGATATCCAGGAGGAATGGGAGGTGGTATGGGGGTATGAAACAATGTTATAATAACTGATTTGATTTTCCTTTTgtattatttacacattttaatgttttatattacACTACGACACGGTcatttttcatgtaaatcaAACAACAGTTTGTAGCTATGTAATCAGTAGTTTGTATTTAATGGACTTACTTTATTTTGTCTTCTGTCAGGGAGGATCATGCCTGCCGGTGAGAATACTGCATGATTACACATTCATAAAGCCctctatgtatttttttaaattctggtATTCCAatttaaatcttacatatgttAATCTGATTATAGGGCATGGGCGGGCAGCCGGTCTACAATCCTGTAAGTAAAATGTGTTCCACACTCATTTGCAGTACAGTCAGTGTCAGACTTCCTGTTATTAAAACCAAAGGGAAAAGCCTGGGTGACGCCATGTCTCAGTGGTCAATAATTAAaaggaaaagcaacaaatcttcacatttgagaagctggtaCCATGAAATGTTTTTCCAACGAATGTGCACTAAAActattggttacactttacttgaaggtatctacataagagtgacatgatactgtcatgaacgtgtcataaacattataaacaaatcataaacgtttatgacataatgcttctgtCAGAcagtgtcattcagtttttgtcataacaagttatggttagggtaagagttagggttagggttcatgtgtcatgacagtgtcatgtcactcttatgtagataccttcaagtaaagtgttaccaaactaTTAACCAATTGCCAATCGAGAAATTGACTTTAACTTTGTATGTTTTGtctgcaaaaatcttaatttgtaaagtaactgaaACTCACTAATTGTAGTACAGTATTtttctctgagatgtagtggagtagaagtagaaagtagcacaaaatggaaatacgcaagtaaagtacaagtacctaaaattgtacttaagtgcagtacttgagtaaatgtacttcagTACATTTCACCACTGGCAACAACATAACCGTCTACTTTGGTGTCACCTTcaggctactttttttttttttttacctcagtaGGATCTAGGTATATTGAAGTTGTCTGTTAGTCATGTTATTATGTTACctgtcttatttatttatttttttgctgtgttttaAGCCTGTGCCCTACTCCAACATGATCCCAGGAGGGATGTACCCTAAGCGGACCATCATCATCAGAGGCATGGTGCCCTATGGAGCagaaaggtgtgtgtttgtgactatACATACACTAAAGTCAGTATAACGTGAGTGCTAACAGACTCATATTACACTCCTGGGTCTGTGTGTTGCAGAATCGGCATCAACTTTAAGGTGAGCAGATCTCGGGACATTGCCTTCCATATGAACCCCAGGGTGAGGGACGGCATCGTGGTGAGGAACAGCATGATTGGAGGTAACTGGGGCCAGGAGGACAGAGAGGCCAGCTTGAACCCCTTCATGGAGGGACAGTACTTTGATGTAAGTATTTATATAGAATccatttacattattttgacTCACTGTGGGTCAGCGGTGTCCTGACTTTTCTGTCCTTTGCTTCTCAGATGTCGATTCGCTGCGGGAACCAGAGGTTCAAGGTGTTTGTGAATGGGCAGCACTTGTTCGACTTTGTCCACCGCCTGCAGTCCTTTAATGAGATTGACATGCTGGAGATAGAAGGCGACGTGCAGATCTCCTACATCCACTTCTGAGACCACACACACCTTTTAGACACTATAAATTTTGTACATTATTCATCTATTTCATGGGTTTTTCAGTGTTTAGATGATATTTCAGAGGATATGTCAGCCACTGTGTTATCTCAGGTTCTTAATCTTCCTGCTGTGTGATCATAAATCTTAATTTGACAAAACGTTACGTCATCGCCGGCTGTATTGTAATAAACTTGTCACTTACACATATGCTATGGATGAGATTAATATTGACTACACCAAAGCTCAGGAGGAGAGCTCATTCACGATGAACACATTTATTTCTTATACAAAATACTGCAGGTACTGTATAAAACTTTGTTTACAAATCATGACAATATAAAGGCAATTATAGTACAGTCTTCTCCCAATTCAACACATCAGGAGACTCACAATCAACgcacacatttactgtaatgcaaaATACTGGCTCTCTGAAGGCACTGAAGGTAAAGATTTAAGGCTGAACTGACTGTAATCACGAAGGAGATTCAGTTTTTGCTGGGATCCCCTCGGAggatcagtttttctttttgtccaaagGCCAAAATGTTTCAAACACACTAGTTGGTGTAACACTGCTAGGATTGGGCTTCGAAAATcaattcctacttggaatcgtttcaaaaattacgattccagtagaatcgtttctttattagaatcgtttagaggatttggtttcaaatctgatcatcgcttcccaatttaacatgcgcaagttttggtttccgaagctgccaggcgcttgttgtattgtagccttggagcacagtaagcagcgctctagtctggctttattttacattgaaaaagccctgtaaaactgcaaaccaccactgAATCTAAATAAAacttcctcttatttgtgaaaatagacatgtgacccgtttcaactccacccctaaaagaatcggaatcgagaattgataagaaccggaatcgaaaagaagaatcggaattggaatcagaattgttaaaatctaaacgatgcccaaccctaaacaCTGCTGGTGCATCTATCTGCTTTCAAATTGGTAAAATATTTGTACAGACCAAATCAGACGAGTGCCTCAGTCTCAGCACCACTTTCTGTAGTTCACAAACAATGGAGGACTATCACTCAATGAGCATACAGTACCAAATGTATAGCAAGAAATGTACATTTCATCTTAACAAGGAATTTCAGTAATGCTACAGGTATAAAGGATAACTGTATACTGTTTCATATATAAGTACCTTTGATGCATACATCTGAAAAACACAGCGCCTCATTTCAACAAATGTTCTCCCAAAATGTGTGTTGGAATATGGTCCAGTCTAAAGACAAAATGAtgaactatatatatacatatatatatatatatatatactatatatatatatatatatatatatatatatatatatatatatatatatatata
It contains:
- the LOC144515919 gene encoding galectin-4-like gives rise to the protein MSFVAPPGYQPIYGPRIPYLGPINGGLREGVSIYIQGSIPENITRFLINLLCGESESSDIALHFNPRFDGRDKVVFNSCQEGSWGSENKIRDMPFRKGQVFEMVILVNSQGYQIKVNGNDFYTFEHRLPLNRVCALQIAGDVSIQTINIIGGARGGMDRYPGGMGVSKTGGYPGGMGGGMGGGMGGEMGGGMEGGYPGGMGGGMGGGSCLPGMGGQPVYNPPVPYSNMIPGGMYPKRTIIIRGMVPYGAERIGINFKVSRSRDIAFHMNPRVRDGIVVRNSMIGGNWGQEDREASLNPFMEGQYFDMSIRCGNQRFKVFVNGQHLFDFVHRLQSFNEIDMLEIEGDVQISYIHF